One window of Candidatus Nitrospira kreftii genomic DNA carries:
- a CDS encoding 2-dehydro-3-deoxyphosphooctonate aldolase has protein sequence MAYEVHIGSFKVGQGQPPFLIAGPCVIESEQVVMETAGRIAEIAKALGIPYIFKSSFDKANRTSITSFRGPGLEKGLGILKKVKDQLALPVLTDVHTEEQATEAGKVVDVLQIPAFLCRQTDLLIAAAQTGAVVNVKKGQFLSPAEMGNAVKKIEECGSRRIVLTERGSSFGYNNLVVDMRSFPIMRGFGYPVVFDATHSVQLPGGGGTKSSGQREFVEPLACAAAGAGVDGFFMEVHPNPDEALSDGPNMVPLHHLKPLLERVLRIWNATKP, from the coding sequence ATGGCGTACGAAGTTCACATCGGTTCGTTCAAGGTTGGGCAAGGGCAGCCTCCGTTTCTTATTGCCGGTCCCTGTGTGATCGAGAGCGAGCAGGTTGTCATGGAGACGGCCGGCCGGATCGCCGAGATCGCAAAAGCGCTAGGAATCCCGTACATCTTTAAGTCGTCGTTTGATAAGGCCAATCGAACATCCATCACGTCCTTTCGTGGCCCTGGTCTTGAGAAAGGGCTTGGGATACTCAAGAAGGTGAAAGATCAGCTCGCGCTGCCGGTCTTGACCGATGTACATACGGAAGAACAGGCAACGGAAGCCGGGAAAGTGGTGGATGTGCTCCAGATTCCAGCCTTTCTCTGTCGGCAGACGGATCTCTTGATCGCAGCCGCTCAGACCGGAGCCGTCGTGAACGTGAAGAAGGGGCAGTTTCTCTCGCCCGCGGAAATGGGCAATGCCGTCAAAAAGATCGAGGAATGTGGGAGTCGTCGCATTGTCCTCACCGAGCGCGGTTCGTCGTTCGGCTACAATAATCTGGTCGTCGATATGCGGTCCTTCCCTATCATGCGGGGTTTCGGCTATCCTGTGGTCTTTGATGCGACGCATAGCGTTCAGTTGCCGGGTGGTGGAGGGACGAAATCGAGCGGCCAACGTGAATTCGTCGAGCCGTTGGCCTGCGCTGCCGCCGGAGCCGGCGTGGACGGATTTTTTATGGAGGTTCATCCGAATCCGGATGAGGCGCTGTCCGATGGGCCGAATATGGTCCCATTGCATCACTTGAAACCTTTATTGGAGCGGGTTCTACGGATATGGAACGCGACAAAACCGTAA
- a CDS encoding CTP synthetase — MNKFIFVTGGVVSSLGKGLASASIGNLLESRGLKITFLKLDPYINVDPGTMNPYQHGEVYVTDDGAETDLDLGHYERFTTLSLTRESNYTTGRIYHSVITKERRGDYLGGTVQVVPHVTDEIKQAIMRISNGIDVTIVEIGGTVGDIESLPFLEAIRQMPYDVGRDNVLYVHLTLVPYIGTAGELKTKPTQHSVNKLREIGIQPNILLCRTDRYIPPELKGKIAMFCNVDKDAVITAKDVETIYEVPIVFRKEGLDELIVRQLHLETGQPNLREWDAMVQKIKRPKHEISVALVGKYVGLKECYKSLGEALVHGGIDHETKVHIHWIESEDIERQGTERILREADGVLIPGGFGTRGIEGKVATIKYARERQLPFLGLCLGMQCAVIEFARNVAGLADANSAEFDERSPHPVIHLMPDQHAVSDKGGTMRLGSYLCKLGEGTLAQKMYGVSEVRERHRHRYEFNNAYREQLIAKGLVLSGVSPDGRLVEIIELKDHPWFLGTQFHPEYSSRPHRPHPLFSGFVGAALRKKLGH, encoded by the coding sequence ATGAATAAATTCATTTTCGTGACGGGAGGAGTGGTCTCATCACTGGGGAAAGGACTGGCTTCGGCCTCCATCGGAAATCTGCTGGAGAGCCGGGGGTTGAAGATCACCTTTCTGAAACTGGATCCTTATATCAACGTCGATCCCGGCACGATGAACCCCTATCAACATGGCGAGGTCTATGTCACGGACGATGGAGCCGAAACGGATCTCGACCTCGGACATTATGAGCGGTTCACCACCCTCTCGCTCACCAGAGAGAGCAATTACACGACCGGTCGGATTTATCACTCCGTCATCACAAAAGAGCGGCGAGGAGATTATCTCGGTGGAACAGTCCAGGTCGTGCCCCATGTGACGGATGAGATCAAGCAGGCGATCATGCGCATCTCAAACGGGATTGATGTCACGATCGTCGAGATCGGAGGCACGGTCGGCGACATTGAAAGCTTGCCGTTTCTGGAAGCGATCCGGCAGATGCCGTATGACGTCGGGCGCGATAACGTCTTGTACGTTCACCTGACCTTAGTGCCCTATATCGGAACCGCCGGTGAGCTCAAGACCAAGCCGACACAACATTCGGTCAATAAGCTTCGCGAGATCGGTATCCAGCCCAACATTCTGCTGTGCCGAACCGACCGCTACATTCCGCCGGAACTCAAAGGCAAAATTGCCATGTTCTGTAACGTGGACAAGGACGCCGTTATCACCGCGAAAGACGTCGAGACCATCTATGAAGTGCCGATCGTGTTCCGAAAGGAGGGGTTGGATGAATTGATCGTTCGGCAGCTCCATTTGGAAACCGGTCAGCCCAACCTTCGTGAATGGGATGCGATGGTGCAGAAGATCAAGCGGCCGAAGCACGAGATCTCTGTCGCGCTGGTGGGGAAGTACGTGGGGCTGAAGGAATGTTACAAAAGCTTAGGCGAGGCGTTGGTCCACGGCGGGATCGATCATGAAACCAAGGTCCATATCCATTGGATCGAGTCCGAAGACATCGAGCGGCAAGGCACTGAGCGTATCTTGCGAGAGGCCGACGGCGTCTTGATTCCTGGTGGGTTTGGGACGAGGGGGATCGAGGGAAAAGTCGCCACCATCAAGTATGCGCGGGAACGCCAGCTGCCGTTCCTGGGTCTGTGTTTGGGGATGCAATGCGCTGTGATCGAGTTTGCGCGGAACGTGGCCGGGCTTGCCGACGCCAACAGCGCCGAGTTTGACGAACGGTCGCCTCATCCCGTCATCCATCTCATGCCTGATCAGCATGCGGTGAGTGATAAAGGCGGCACAATGCGGCTCGGATCGTATCTCTGCAAGTTGGGAGAAGGCACTCTTGCGCAGAAGATGTATGGTGTGAGCGAGGTCCGTGAGCGCCATCGGCATCGCTATGAATTCAACAATGCGTATCGGGAGCAGCTGATCGCGAAAGGGTTGGTCTTGAGTGGAGTGTCTCCCGATGGTCGCCTCGTTGAGATCATCGAGTTGAAGGATCATCCCTGGTTTTTAGGCACCCAGTTTCATCCTGAGTATAGCTCTCGCCCGCATCGCCCTCATCCGCTATTCAGCGGGTTTGTCGGGGCGGCGTTGCGCAAAAAGCTAGGACACTGA
- a CDS encoding 3-deoxy-manno-octulosonate cytidylyltransferase — MTKVSRSVTVVIPARYESSRFPGKPLVALNGKPMIQRVYEMAMACRAVSEVLVATDDERIKQAVERFGGRALLVTGEYRTGTDRVAAVARMFAGEYFLDLQGDEIPLNPELLTDLIEPFLESGASMGTLKRVMDPTEDLRNSSVVKVVTDARGEALYFSRAPIPFVRDDSRSHAVGGLHYTHLGLYIYTKETLLRLAALPTSRLEDAEKLEQLRALDHGIRIRVWETKHASLRVDRPEDVTEVAERLQQYDAIRLELKTSGVFFKS, encoded by the coding sequence ATGACTAAAGTCTCACGATCGGTCACGGTTGTGATTCCTGCCAGATATGAGTCCTCCCGTTTTCCGGGGAAGCCGCTTGTCGCGCTGAACGGCAAGCCGATGATTCAGCGCGTGTATGAAATGGCGATGGCGTGCCGTGCGGTCTCGGAAGTGTTGGTGGCGACGGATGATGAGCGAATCAAGCAGGCGGTCGAGCGGTTTGGCGGTCGCGCACTGCTTGTCACAGGTGAGTACCGAACCGGCACGGACCGTGTGGCTGCCGTCGCTCGTATGTTTGCAGGAGAGTACTTCTTAGATTTACAGGGCGACGAGATTCCCTTAAACCCTGAACTATTGACTGATCTTATTGAGCCGTTTCTCGAAAGCGGAGCGAGTATGGGGACGCTCAAGCGGGTGATGGACCCGACGGAGGACCTTCGTAATTCTTCAGTGGTCAAAGTGGTGACCGATGCCCGAGGGGAGGCGCTGTATTTTTCGCGAGCCCCGATCCCGTTCGTGCGTGACGATTCGAGAAGCCACGCGGTCGGAGGGCTCCACTATACCCATCTGGGGTTGTACATCTACACAAAGGAGACCTTGCTTCGATTGGCGGCCCTGCCGACAAGTCGATTGGAAGACGCCGAAAAGCTTGAACAGCTCCGTGCATTGGACCACGGGATTCGCATCCGCGTGTGGGAAACCAAGCATGCATCGCTGCGGGTCGATCGACCGGAAGACGTCACAGAGGTGGCCGAGCGACTGCAGCAGTATGACGCAATCAGGCTTGAGTTGAAGACGAGTGGAGTGTTTTTTAAGTCATGA
- a CDS encoding D-beta-D-heptose 7-phosphate kinase, domain I of bifunctional protein HldE produces MGTIRQGNPVKKTSGAPRPNEGPKGDGETPSPRELRQYLHRFPQASVLVIGDLILDQYVMGRVSRISPEAPVPVVHVESESIRLGGAANVYSNILALGGKAHLCGVIGADQSGKQLVKELGHTRGALGGIVVDRERPTTKKSRVIAHNQQIVRYDIEGRGELKAVLRQKILRYIESKLRELSCIVVSDYAKGVVSSGLMSEITRLAALRRVPVIVDPKVEHFNFYKGVTVITPNHLEATQASGMHGDDNQTINEAGAMIRQRLGCQSVLITRGEKGMSLYEEGGVSWHLPTKARQVYDVTGAGDTVVGTLALALGAGAGIRMGAMMANYAAGIVVGMVGTATVSPKQLSEAFGDD; encoded by the coding sequence ATGGGAACGATTCGGCAAGGCAATCCAGTAAAGAAAACCAGCGGAGCTCCGCGTCCGAACGAAGGGCCGAAGGGGGACGGTGAGACTCCCTCGCCGAGAGAGCTTCGACAGTATCTTCATCGGTTCCCGCAGGCATCCGTCCTGGTCATTGGGGACCTGATCCTTGATCAGTATGTGATGGGGAGGGTGAGCCGGATCTCTCCGGAAGCACCGGTCCCCGTCGTCCATGTCGAGTCCGAGTCCATTCGACTGGGTGGAGCCGCCAATGTCTACAGCAACATCTTGGCATTGGGAGGGAAAGCCCATCTGTGCGGTGTGATCGGAGCTGACCAAAGTGGGAAGCAGCTGGTCAAAGAATTGGGGCACACGCGAGGCGCGCTTGGAGGGATTGTCGTCGATCGTGAACGTCCCACAACCAAAAAGAGTCGGGTAATCGCGCATAACCAGCAGATTGTCCGATATGACATCGAAGGGCGTGGCGAATTGAAAGCGGTCCTTCGGCAAAAGATTCTTCGGTATATCGAATCAAAACTGCGCGAGTTGTCCTGTATCGTCGTGTCAGACTATGCCAAGGGAGTCGTGTCGTCCGGATTGATGTCTGAGATTACCCGACTTGCTGCGTTGCGCAGGGTTCCGGTGATTGTCGATCCGAAAGTCGAGCATTTCAATTTCTACAAGGGAGTGACCGTCATCACCCCGAACCATCTTGAAGCGACGCAGGCGTCGGGCATGCATGGGGATGACAATCAGACGATCAATGAGGCGGGAGCCATGATCCGTCAGCGACTCGGGTGCCAGTCCGTACTGATCACGCGTGGCGAAAAAGGAATGAGTCTGTACGAGGAGGGTGGAGTCTCGTGGCATTTGCCCACCAAGGCGCGACAGGTTTACGACGTGACCGGTGCCGGCGATACGGTCGTCGGGACCCTCGCATTGGCGTTGGGAGCCGGTGCCGGCATCAGGATGGGCGCGATGATGGCCAATTATGCAGCCGGGATCGTCGTGGGAATGGTCGGGACTGCAACGGTGTCGCCAAAGCAACTGTCCGAGGCGTTTGGAGATGACTAA
- a CDS encoding Signal peptidase I, with translation MSLDPNQRNVEKLSGSSGSADPAAISSAKLGGQADQVGRKSLVREYAEAIIVAMLLAFAIRVFVVQAFKIPSGSMIPTLQIGDHILVSKLSYGLQWPTDCKMLWSFPPVNCYTSTTVVAFGKPERGDIVVFRFPEDEEKDFIKRIVGLPGDTIQLRNKVVLVNGHPLDDKAFTQRIDPGVIDSSINPRDNFGPVTVPEGSYFVMGDNRDQSLDSRFWGYVREEKIRGKAFRIYWSWNGQGNWTEWVRWERFGKAIQ, from the coding sequence ATGAGCCTCGATCCAAATCAGCGAAATGTAGAGAAGCTGTCCGGCTCATCGGGGTCGGCAGACCCAGCGGCGATCTCCAGCGCCAAGCTTGGGGGCCAGGCGGATCAGGTCGGACGTAAGTCCCTTGTCCGAGAGTATGCGGAAGCGATCATCGTGGCCATGCTGTTGGCCTTCGCGATTCGCGTATTCGTCGTGCAGGCGTTTAAGATTCCGTCGGGATCGATGATTCCTACCCTGCAGATCGGCGATCACATCCTGGTCAGCAAGTTGTCCTATGGCCTGCAGTGGCCGACGGACTGCAAGATGCTCTGGAGCTTTCCGCCGGTCAATTGTTACACCTCCACTACCGTGGTTGCGTTCGGCAAACCGGAACGCGGCGATATCGTCGTGTTTCGCTTCCCTGAAGATGAAGAAAAGGACTTCATAAAACGAATCGTGGGATTGCCTGGGGATACCATCCAGCTTCGGAATAAAGTCGTCCTCGTGAACGGTCACCCGCTTGACGACAAAGCCTTTACCCAACGAATCGATCCCGGAGTGATCGATAGCAGCATCAACCCACGTGATAATTTCGGACCGGTAACCGTCCCTGAAGGATCGTATTTTGTGATGGGTGATAATCGCGACCAAAGTCTGGACAGCCGATTTTGGGGGTATGTGCGGGAAGAGAAGATCCGGGGCAAGGCGTTTCGAATCTATTGGTCATGGAACGGGCAGGGGAACTGGACGGAGTGGGTTCGATGGGAACGATTCGGCAAGGCAATCCAGTAA
- a CDS encoding GTP-binding membrane protein, producing the protein MQSLIRNFSIIAHIDHGKSTLADRFLEATGAVTAREAKEQILDAMDLERERGITIKAHAVAIRYRAKDGKTYALHLIDTPGHVDFTYEVSRSLAACEGALLLVDATQGVQAQTIANVNLAMANNLTIIPVINKIDLASSDIDGTKHSISEVLQLDADDALPISAKEGKGVPEVLEAIIARVPPPSGDPRAPLKALIFDSWFDNYQGVIVLARLVDGSIRPGMKIKVMSNNRTFEVMEVGQFTPKRTKKSELLTGEVGYLCANMREVADVKIGDTLTDAVSPTAMPFPGYKEVKPLVFCGLYPTDTGRYEDLRDALIKLRLNDSSFAYEPETSLALGFGFRCGFLGLLHMEIIQERLEREYNLTLLTTAPTVVYRVLTTKGDVLEVNNPSQLPPPSSIESFEEPFILASIITPERYMGAILQLCQERRGIQKGLHFLDPTRVVISYELPLNEVILDFYDKLKSRTQGYASLDYEVLGYRESDLVRLDILLNGEAVDALSFITHKDRSVQRGRQLAEKMKELIPRQMYEIAIQAAIGSKVVARETIGAMKKNVLAKCYGGDITRKRKLLEKQKEGKKRMKAVGSVEVPQEAFLAILRVGEE; encoded by the coding sequence TTGCAAAGCCTTATACGCAATTTTTCAATCATTGCTCATATCGATCACGGCAAATCAACCCTCGCTGACCGGTTCCTAGAAGCTACTGGCGCAGTCACTGCTCGAGAGGCCAAAGAACAGATCCTTGATGCCATGGATCTCGAGCGGGAACGTGGCATTACGATCAAAGCCCACGCAGTGGCCATCAGGTACCGAGCAAAGGATGGGAAGACGTATGCTTTGCATTTGATCGATACACCCGGGCACGTCGATTTTACCTATGAAGTCTCACGGAGCCTTGCGGCATGTGAGGGGGCGCTGTTGCTTGTCGACGCGACACAAGGGGTGCAGGCGCAGACCATTGCCAATGTGAATCTGGCCATGGCCAACAACCTCACCATTATCCCGGTCATCAATAAGATTGATCTGGCGAGTTCGGATATTGACGGAACGAAGCACTCGATCTCTGAAGTGCTCCAGCTCGACGCTGACGATGCCCTCCCTATCAGCGCGAAGGAAGGCAAAGGCGTCCCGGAAGTGTTGGAAGCGATCATTGCCAGGGTTCCTCCTCCCTCCGGTGATCCACGAGCCCCGCTGAAGGCGCTTATTTTTGACTCGTGGTTCGACAATTATCAGGGGGTGATCGTTCTTGCGCGCCTGGTGGATGGATCCATCCGGCCCGGTATGAAGATCAAAGTCATGTCGAACAACCGGACGTTTGAGGTCATGGAAGTCGGTCAGTTCACCCCTAAACGAACAAAGAAATCAGAACTGCTGACCGGCGAGGTGGGGTACCTCTGTGCCAACATGAGAGAAGTCGCCGACGTCAAAATCGGTGACACGCTGACGGACGCCGTATCACCCACGGCTATGCCGTTTCCCGGATACAAGGAGGTCAAGCCGCTGGTCTTCTGCGGGCTCTATCCCACCGACACCGGCCGATATGAAGATTTGCGCGATGCGTTGATCAAATTGCGATTGAACGACTCCTCCTTCGCCTATGAACCTGAGACATCGCTCGCGTTGGGGTTCGGCTTTCGCTGTGGGTTTCTGGGCCTGTTGCATATGGAAATCATTCAGGAACGTCTCGAGCGTGAATACAATCTGACCCTCCTCACGACCGCTCCGACCGTCGTCTATCGTGTCCTCACGACGAAGGGTGACGTCCTGGAGGTCAATAATCCGTCGCAGCTTCCGCCTCCGAGTAGCATCGAGTCATTCGAAGAGCCGTTTATTTTGGCCTCGATCATTACGCCTGAGCGGTACATGGGGGCCATCCTCCAGCTCTGTCAGGAACGCCGAGGTATCCAGAAGGGGCTGCATTTTCTCGATCCGACCAGGGTCGTGATTAGTTATGAATTACCGTTGAACGAAGTCATCCTCGATTTTTACGATAAGCTCAAGTCGCGCACTCAGGGCTATGCGTCGCTCGACTACGAGGTACTCGGCTACCGCGAGTCCGATCTTGTCAGGCTCGATATTCTCCTGAACGGCGAAGCGGTCGATGCGTTGTCGTTTATCACGCATAAAGACCGTTCGGTCCAGCGTGGACGTCAGCTTGCCGAGAAAATGAAGGAGCTGATTCCACGGCAGATGTACGAGATCGCCATTCAGGCGGCGATCGGGAGTAAGGTCGTTGCGCGTGAGACCATCGGGGCGATGAAGAAGAACGTGCTGGCAAAATGCTACGGCGGCGATATTACGCGAAAACGGAAGTTGTTAGAGAAGCAGAAGGAAGGAAAGAAGCGCATGAAAGCAGTCGGCAGTGTCGAGGTCCCGCAGGAAGCGTTCCTCGCAATCCTGAGAGTCGGGGAAGAATGA
- a CDS encoding Adenosylmethionine-8-amino-7-oxononanoate aminotransferase, translating to MARKPTIQQLANWDRKYLWHPFTQMQEWEQEKPLIIERGKGSYLIDTEGKKYLDGTSSIWVNLHGHRHAVLDRAIKKQLDKIAHSTFLGLTNPPAIELARELIRIAPTGLTRVFYSDNGSTAVEIALKMAVQYWQQRHPKAGPKNTFLHLKLAYHGDTIGAVSVGNIELFHSRFKPLLFPTLEAEPPHCYRCPLQLTYPSCRMACLEPIEQVLKRRHRELAGFIIEPLMQAAAGMIPQPAGYLKRIRELCTKYNVLLIADEVATGFGRTGKMFACEHEHVTPDLMAISKGLTGGYMPLAVTLTTHEIYQGFLGTYDEFKTFFHGHSFTGNPLGCALALANLEIFKTEKTLVRLQAKIKLLARLLQPFRRLSHVGDIRQRGLMAGIELVQDQVTKEPYPLSVKAGHRVAATARAKGLILRPIGNVLVLIPPLSTTVEELKKTVEILAESIETLRID from the coding sequence ATGGCACGCAAGCCTACCATTCAACAACTCGCAAACTGGGATCGGAAGTACCTCTGGCATCCGTTTACCCAGATGCAAGAGTGGGAGCAAGAAAAGCCGCTCATCATCGAACGTGGCAAAGGTTCCTATCTCATAGATACAGAGGGAAAGAAATATCTCGACGGGACGTCATCCATTTGGGTGAACCTCCACGGGCATCGACATGCGGTTCTTGATCGTGCAATCAAGAAGCAACTCGACAAGATTGCTCACTCGACGTTCCTTGGTCTCACCAATCCACCGGCCATTGAGCTCGCGCGCGAGTTGATTCGAATCGCTCCAACGGGCCTCACCCGCGTATTCTATTCCGACAACGGCTCGACGGCGGTTGAAATCGCGCTGAAGATGGCCGTCCAATATTGGCAACAGCGACATCCGAAGGCGGGCCCAAAGAACACGTTTCTGCACCTGAAACTGGCCTATCATGGCGATACGATCGGCGCGGTGAGCGTCGGCAACATAGAATTGTTCCATTCTCGCTTCAAGCCGCTACTCTTTCCGACCTTGGAAGCAGAACCGCCCCACTGTTATCGCTGTCCGCTGCAACTCACTTACCCCTCTTGCCGGATGGCCTGCCTCGAACCGATCGAACAGGTGCTGAAACGTCGCCACCGAGAACTGGCCGGATTCATCATCGAACCACTCATGCAGGCAGCCGCCGGCATGATTCCCCAGCCTGCCGGCTACTTGAAACGGATTCGCGAGCTCTGTACGAAATACAATGTGCTCTTGATCGCCGACGAAGTCGCAACCGGCTTTGGACGAACCGGAAAGATGTTCGCCTGCGAGCACGAACACGTTACACCTGATCTGATGGCCATCAGCAAGGGACTGACCGGCGGGTACATGCCATTGGCGGTGACGTTGACGACCCATGAGATCTACCAAGGGTTTCTCGGAACCTACGACGAGTTCAAGACCTTCTTCCATGGCCATAGTTTTACCGGCAATCCACTTGGATGTGCCCTTGCGCTCGCCAATCTCGAGATATTCAAGACTGAGAAAACACTGGTACGACTGCAAGCCAAAATCAAATTGCTCGCGCGACTCCTGCAGCCATTTCGGCGCCTGTCTCATGTCGGCGACATCCGTCAGCGTGGACTCATGGCGGGAATCGAATTAGTCCAGGATCAGGTGACGAAAGAACCCTATCCACTTAGTGTTAAAGCTGGTCATCGCGTGGCAGCTACCGCCAGGGCCAAGGGGCTGATCTTGAGGCCAATTGGTAACGTGCTCGTGCTCATACCGCCACTATCGACAACTGTCGAAGAATTGAAGAAAACGGTGGAAATCCTCGCCGAATCGATAGAAACTTTGCGCATCGACTGA
- a CDS encoding hypothetical protein (conserved protein of unknown function): MPASRPLIALLTDFGERDWFVASMKGVILTIHPNARVVDISHQIPSHQIDDASYVLGACYRHFPDGTIYVCVVDPGVGSTRRAILATTSRYSFLAPDNGLLSHVLEHEQDVIIRQIEEARYRLPSEGGTFDGRDLFAPVAALLASGEPPSFFGPVINDPMKSLVWAPQQQDQILIGRIEYIDRFGNLISNVTAKQVREFQATIGLAKIEIHIGTHIVTKLVGSYSQGDGESPAALINSGGFLEIFLQEDSAARCLQVDVGQEVRLC; this comes from the coding sequence GTGCCGGCGTCACGCCCTCTCATTGCCCTTCTGACGGATTTCGGTGAGCGCGACTGGTTCGTCGCGAGCATGAAGGGTGTGATCTTGACCATCCACCCCAACGCTAGGGTCGTTGATATCTCCCATCAAATTCCTTCGCATCAGATCGATGACGCCAGCTATGTGCTCGGCGCCTGTTACCGGCATTTTCCGGATGGTACGATCTATGTCTGTGTCGTGGACCCCGGTGTCGGAAGCACCAGGCGGGCGATCCTTGCGACCACCTCACGCTATAGTTTTCTGGCGCCGGATAACGGCTTGCTCAGCCACGTCCTGGAACATGAGCAGGACGTCATCATTCGGCAGATCGAGGAGGCGCGCTATCGGCTCCCTTCAGAAGGGGGTACATTTGACGGACGTGATCTGTTCGCGCCGGTCGCTGCCTTGCTTGCCAGTGGGGAGCCGCCTTCATTTTTTGGTCCGGTGATTAATGATCCCATGAAAAGCCTGGTATGGGCACCTCAGCAGCAAGATCAAATACTGATTGGAAGGATTGAATACATTGATCGATTCGGTAATCTGATCTCAAATGTCACGGCGAAGCAGGTACGGGAATTTCAGGCAACCATTGGTCTAGCAAAGATCGAGATCCATATCGGAACGCATATCGTGACCAAATTGGTAGGAAGCTATAGCCAAGGTGATGGAGAGAGTCCTGCCGCATTGATTAATAGTGGTGGATTCTTGGAAATCTTTCTGCAGGAAGACAGTGCGGCGCGATGTCTGCAAGTCGACGTGGGCCAGGAAGTACGACTCTGTTGA
- a CDS encoding Transcription elongation factor GreA, which produces MPTPITKKGYDALKAELGRLRKIERPKVIEAIAEARAHGDLSENAEYDAAKERQGFIESRISELETKLAEARIVETAGRTSDTIVFGATVLVVEQESQDKKRYTLVGQDEADMKFNKISVQSPVGRALIGKRVGDFVEVKTPVKMVEYEVVEIKFEEC; this is translated from the coding sequence ATGCCCACACCAATTACGAAGAAAGGCTATGACGCACTCAAGGCGGAGTTGGGTCGTCTGCGGAAAATCGAGCGGCCGAAGGTAATTGAGGCGATCGCGGAGGCGAGAGCGCATGGAGACCTTAGTGAGAACGCCGAGTACGACGCGGCCAAAGAACGCCAAGGATTCATCGAGTCAAGGATCTCGGAACTGGAGACGAAACTGGCGGAAGCCCGCATCGTTGAAACCGCGGGACGCACGAGCGATACCATTGTCTTTGGCGCCACGGTATTGGTCGTGGAACAAGAGTCGCAAGACAAGAAGCGGTACACGTTGGTCGGTCAAGACGAAGCCGATATGAAGTTCAACAAGATCTCCGTACAGTCTCCGGTCGGGCGCGCACTCATCGGCAAGCGAGTCGGAGACTTTGTCGAAGTCAAAACTCCTGTGAAGATGGTTGAATACGAGGTTGTGGAGATCAAATTCGAGGAATGCTGA